The sequence tgtcttcGTCAGCACTGCGTTAATCAAATTTTGTCCCTGGGGTCTCTCGAGCAAGAATATGAGATTAGAGTAGAGTTCTGTTTATCGCACTCCTCCAAAGGTGCCTGCAGCAGAAGTATTGCTGAGAACATTCTGAGGTAGACACAGCCTATTCCCACCAACAGGTCCCTGTCATGGATGTACATGACCTGAATGCTCACTTTTCTACCTCCGATATTACAGAACTCATACGGTGCAAACAGTTCTTGTGTTAACATTGTTTCCATGGGCTGTTTGGAGGGAGTGTTGCAACCGAAAACAGGCAAAGTGAACGCCTGAGCCCTTATTTGGGTCCATGTACCTTTGGCACTTTACACTTTTCCAGAACTCTGTTTATACTGACTTCAGCCTTACACCAGCTCATGCTGGGTCCAGTGCCATAACTCTCTAACAGTTCTCTAATGATCTTCCTTGTTGAGGCTGAATGTCTCAGATGTGGTTTAAAGCCTTGGAGATCACAAGAACTGTTTCCTGGCCTGCAGGCGTTTTAGCAAGGTGTTTGTCTGTTTAGgtggtttgtttttgttgttgtccggGTTAAGGGCTATTATACAGTACGGTAATGGGGGTGATGTTGTCTTGTGTATCATTCTTGAACGCTcgatctctcttgctctttgtctctctctctcactctttccccttCGGCCTCATAGTATCCACCCATCTCCTCCAGATGCTATCCCCTCCTTGCAATCAGTACCTTCCGTCCCCCTTTTCCAGAGGAGCGTTCCATGGCGGAGCATCTCCCTCCAGGCCTGCTGGAAGCCTGTGTGGTGGTGGGAGCCTCCAGTGAAAAACTCAAGGAAGCCTACGAGGTAAGGAGCGCCTGCTCTCTGCGGATCACACACAGGATCCTCTTTAGGGATCTGACAATAcagtatattctcattttcagcAGAGCCTGTGGGAGAGCTGGAATTGTAGGGAACAttcatgtacacatacacatttgcTATGTTTTTAGGCTTTTGtacaataattcaaacaaataCCATAAGATATAGGCCGATGCATAttgtaattgtattttataGGGCTCCAATAAAATGTATAACTTGTGTATAAAGCCAGAAAGATAAGAAATAGTGGAGGGGTTATTTTTTGTTCAAGTAAACAGTAACCTAAAACTAAAACATGTCTAGCCATCAGTGTGCGCTCCTGCAAAACTCATTTGAATTCATTTTTGTGCAAGTCTGCCCAGCAGGGATGTGGTCTGGCCGACATCCTGTTGGACCCCGAGGTGCTTCACGTGCACGTGCCTCCTTTCGTAAGCAAAGAGCATGCTGGGAACCCCCAGGGCTACAGGGCCCTCAGCAGAGCAGTCCAGACACGACGCTCTTTTAtcaagaagaagagggagaggcctGCAGCGCCTCCCAGTGACcctggagcaggaggggaaactgaaggaggagaagagggaggaggagggctcacTGAGGACGTCAGTGTCCCCAAAGATATCGACCTCATGGCTCTGCCTCAGCTCTGCTTTCCAGGTAAGGAGGTCAGAGGCTGGTGCCTGGAATAGGAAGCTAGAGATAGATATTTAGATACTGGGGTCATGAGTTAAAAGGGTGCAGACTTGGGACAACAGTTGGGAGGTTGGGAGTTGAACTTGTAAAATAGAGGCTGGAGGCTAGAGGTTTTGATGTTTACCATAACAAATATTTTTTGGATCAGGTGGGCTTCAAGTAACCaatgagcagagagaggagcgatTTCACTTCCTGGTCTTCACTAATGTCTTTGGGAACCAGACCCATGGCATAGTTGCCCAGTGTAGCAGACCCTTTCAGGTATAGTGGACACATGTTCATTTCTATAACACCTGAATGTCCATATTATAATAAAGTAAAActtaaacatactgtatatgtattgTACAGCCTAATTTAGCAAACGTATATTCTCCATGTTCTTGTGTAATAGTCATAAATGAGACATCATTATGTAATAAACAGTAACTGAAGCTAGGCATATTTCCTTTTGATAGATGCTTGTATGGTTTCTGGTACACACCGGTGGGGTATTAACTATGTATTTGTAGCAGGGGACAAGCTTTCACCAGAACAGACAGTTGCCTTCTGCGAAGCCAGAGAAGCTCTTCACCAGCTACGCTGTCTGTGTCATCTCCAAACACCGCTACTACACCGCTCTGAGGGACTGCCTGTCATGGTGAGCCCTGGTACATACACTCTGCCATGCACTGGCTCTGCTgggattgtatgaatagaagtCTTATAGCTTAGTCTTCACAAAAGTAACTGTCATTTTTACGGGGAACATATATTCTCTACACTCTACAACAATCTCTGGCATCTTGATGAAGGCTGGTATGTCTTGTTTGGACAGCAACCGGAGCAGCTCATTGTCTGTACCTCTGCAGTTTGCTGTTGCAGTTGAGGACTTGCCGGATGTCGGACTTTGAGGAGCGGGTCAAAGAGTTTGCTGCCAAGCTGGCGTTGGTGCCCATCCCTCCACCTGGACAGCTCCATGTGGTGAGAGGCGGGTTGGTGTTTAGGATTGAAAACTGAGTGGATAGAGCATAGCTGGCTGGAACAATGTGAAAGGCATGAGTTATTGTTGAGGATGCTGTATGTTTCCTGGGGAGTGTGAATAGTATAGTATATTTTTTGGTCAGTGTTGACGTTGCTTGTGTTGAAGTAAATTCCCTGTTCAGTATTGACATTGACATTGACAAAGACGTTGTGTATCTCCTGACGTGCAGATGTTCAGCCTGCGACCCCTCACCATCGTGCTGCCTTCCAGGGAGGACAAGGAGCACCCTGTGGTGGATCTGGACCTGCACCTGCCCCTGCTCTGCTTCAGGTCCACACAGCTGCTACAGGTATGGGGTGGATTCTCCTCCAGAAGGCCTGCTTGCCATGGAGACTCTCTAGGCTTCGTCCTATCTGAGACTAGTGAAGATGAAAAAGTCGACACCTGACCCCTCAGTGTTCTTCAAAGTCATGGAACGTGACCTTGGACCTGAAGTAGAGGCTGATGTTGCAACCCTGAAGGGTGCTACCTACCTTGCTAACTATGAAGTAAAGTTCTGTTCATCTCTTCAGGAACGGTGTGACTATTCTGTTTGGTTCTGGGTTTATAAGTATTATGCAATATGCAGATTGGAGAGAGAATCTAAACCCGTGACATGAATAATGACCACGTAATACACATAGTGTCGAGGACAAAGTCTCTGGAGCATGAGGACAGAATTGATAGTAGAAAGGGAAAACCAAAGATAACACACAGCCAACATGTGTTCCTTATTCAGTCAGTCGGGACCTACATCATAGACCTGTGACTGTCGTTAGGACATAATAATTGGTTACCGTAGGAatgcatatacagtatatggatGAATAATAAAACAGCATACGTGAACAGATGATAAGACAATAGCTGATCTACTGAATGTGTTGAACGTGAGCATGATATAAGAAATCCCTGATGTCTTCCACACGAACGGGTGTTTTTACGTACGCGTCTGTGCGTGTGGGCTTTTTTCAGATCATCGGCAGCATCCTGACAGAGCAGAGGTTGGTGTTCTTCTCCTCCGACTGGTCCCGTCTCACCCTGATGGCAGAGTGCTTCATTCTCTACATCCACCCCCTCAGCTGGCAGCACCCCTACGTGCCCGTTCTTTCCAGGCAGATGCTGGACTTTGTGATGGCACCCACGGCTTTCCTCATGGGGTGCCATCTCAGCCACTACGACGAGGTGGCCTCCGTGAGTTAAGCCCAAGTTTCCGCTTCAGACACCTGGTTGGAGATGTGCAGGGAGAGACAACTCAGGAGAACTGTGGACAACTGTCTCCTTCTTTGTGTCTATCACTCATGCTCCCTCTTTCCCGTGTAAGCGGTGTTTTGCGAGGTCCCGTTGATGTTGTGCTTTGTCCATGTGTTTGGACGTCGCTTTGGTTATAAGTGTCTATTAAACAAAGAAACTTTGAtggaaaatgtaaatgtcatgtggtgtgtttgtgtttctttttttctctttctctctggtttctctctctctgatttatcgctcactctctcttaatctctctctctcactggttTATCTCTCTCGGTctttgtcttgtctgtctctctctccaggagacAGATGACCTGATCCTAATCAACATCGACAATGGGACAGTGTCTTCATCCTGCTCCGAGATTGTGGATGTGCCGGCTGTTCCTCTGGCTGCTAAACAGTGTTTCATACAGAGGTAGGGCTTACTCAGCCACACTGGTGCTATAAAGTCACATGGTGATGAACAGGGATATCAGGTTTAATAGTGTTTCCCACAGTCAACACTGTGCAATATATGACGCCGTATGACATATCATACAATATGTTGTGAAATGATGCAATACATTTCAACATGATTTGATACAATATGACACatcatatttgtattttattgaaTCATACCATAAAATACAACTTTATTGGTCCCATTTCGCCAATAGACTCATTCATCCATTTATCTAGAACACAACAGATATAGAGTCACAATCCATCCTGCAgtgtttgtctctcttctcttctttagGAGGGAGAGCCTGCAGCTCCACTACGACCTGCAGACGTGCCACCAGGCCAGCAGCCCGGACCTCAACGAGCTTCGTGCCCAGAGGAGGCAGTGGCAGCACAGCCTGAACGGGGAGGTCCAGAGGCTCACCCTGGAGCTCATCGTCAACATCTTCAGGTCTCCTTCTTGGCCTTTTGACGGTTGTACACGCTGTGTTTGTACGGTTGTACACGCTCGGTTAAATTACATTAACATGCTAGAACATGCTTGGAATGGCCTGGTTTATAAACACATTGGTTTAAATTGCGCAAAAGGGTTTGCTAATGTGAATTTCCTTCTCTGTGTGGGTAAGTTCCCCTTTTTTATAGCGACATAGTTAATGCATTTGGAAACAGGGAAATTCCTAGATTCCATGATAAAATAAGGAGACTTCCACACAGGGAACAATAAATAAGATTAAATAGGGGTATCTTGCAAAATTGCTGTTGTGAAATATGTTATTGACCCCCCAAAACTATGTTAAACTATTAAAAAGGGGTTAAAGGCCAGAATAAACCACCACATAAAATTAGCATTTGAAGCAATTGTCAGTATTGCCAAGGAATAGGTTGTTGTTTGATGAGAGCATAATTCTCTGTTGCCTGGTAATTGACAGTACAGAACTGTTCCTGTCTTTCTACCAGGGAAGTAAGTGGTCATCTCAACTTTGAGCATAGAGTCTTCAACAGTCAAGAGTTCCTTAAGACCAGAGAGCCTGCAGACCAGCCCTTTTACAAAAAGGTATCGTCATGGCCAAGAATAACTTACTCTAATACATACACAAGGATATCCTGCAGTAGCTACCATCTCTATGTTTCTGTTGTCgactgggtgtggtgtggtactGTAGGTCTTGGAGACACACATCTTTCACTCCTTCCTGAAGGACAGACTCAATAGGAAGATGGACGCGTTCACTCGCATGGAGCTCAGCACGAGGTCCGAAACCCAGAGGTgagatctcctcctctccacctttctctcttcaaccctaccccttccccttcctttctttccaTCCACATAGCAGGACACATTTTCATGAGCAGGCACTTCAAACCTCGTTGTTTAGTAACGTATTCAACCTGTGCCATCCAGAATGCAGGCGATGATAGATAACCCCCGGAGACCCACCATGCGGGAGATCCAGGCCAGGAAGAACAGCACCGGCTCCGAGCCCCCTCGCCTGAACAGGCGCCTGGGCATGAGCCTGCCCAACCTGGGGGAGGAAAGGTCTATCGCCTACTTTCGACAGACCTCTCTCGCTATACCTGAGTCCGTTGAGAGAGgctcgatacacacacacacaggtactgtaTATGCagtcaacactcacacacacatttccccaACAAATCTGGCTCAACAATGTTTggttcagccacacacacacatgtccaagCATGCACATCCAgtagacatccacacacactgtacattctacacacacacacacgcacacacaaacacacacacacacacacactaaccgtccctcccactctctccccggTCTAGACCAAAAGATCCCATCCAAGCCCATTAAGCAGTTCAAGCTGCCAGACTTCCCTCACCCCCTGGTCTACCACTACGTCCAGAACTACTACAGTGAGATGATCCTGCTGCTGGGCAAGGCCATCTTCTGTGTCCCCCCGGAGAACTCAACCCTGCTGGCCCGCCTCCTCTACCTGAGGGGCTTCATCAACACCCTCTGCTCCCGATACCTGGACGCCCTCAGCGACTTTCAGAACCTCTACACGGTGGGACTGGGGATGGGGCCTGGATGTCAGACAGTAGGACTGGGGAAAGAGTGAACATGGGACCCGAGGAGGGGGtctggaggatggagagaggggttggTGTGGGTGGTTGCAGGTGGTTACAAGGTAGACTTGTGGCTTCAAGGTTGGGGGTTTAGGGCTCTCAGAGTAACTGGCACTCCCATGAAGGTCATGCAATGAATTCTATTGACTTAATTACACTATACTGACCTCTGTGGCACTGTTCTCTGCTGTCTTCTGTTGTACTCTAttgttctctcctgtcctcttctctgCCAGACGGATGTGGAGATCTTCCCCTCCCAGCTGGTGAGGTGTCTGGTGGACTCTCTGCAGAAGGACGAGCACTCCCTGGCCAACCGGAGGCCTGAGCTCAAGCGCTTAATCTGCAGAGTCAAGAAGGACCAGGAGGAGGTGGCCGACCAGCCTGACGACAACGTCACCAAGTTTGAGCTGCCGAGGAGCCACATGCCGAGGAAGGAGTTTGTGAAGCGCGTCCAAGAGTCCGGTATAGTCAGGGATGTGGCGACTATACATCGCCTGTTCAATGCCCTCCTGCTTGGTAAGTCTCAAACTCCAGTGCTTTGTGCGGAACGTTGATGCTAAAGCTTTCTAACCACCTGTTTTGTTTATTCCTTATGGTCACTTTTTTGATAATAGGTATACTTTGAAGGATGATACTGTGTTGGTTGTAAACCAGCTGTTAAAGCTGGCCAGACTAATAAAAACCCTGTCCATGCCAACACCCCGTTTGTGCCTGTATGTCTTTCCATGTATCCCACACTTACAGAATCAATACCGCATACTTCTCTCTGAGTCACTCCAGGCTATGTCTTATGATCTGAAAGTCTGACTTAGGCTATATACaggccaacaatctaacatgctAGGATCACGATAGATGAACAGTGCAGCAAACTAACTTTATCATAGAGTCAGCAGGTTTAGATTCACAAGGATTTGAATGAGAATAGCCTACTTAAATTGAGATCTGGAGGACAGTACTTTAATTAGCCTATCATGGGAGATAAGTGGTCATTGTGATAAATGTCTTGTTTTATTGCAGGTTATTCtgaaatagtaggctactgtacagcaGGCTATCAGTGTCTTGATTATAGCTCATGTCAGCGTATCATCTGATGATCTTGTAATTCACTCTTAATAGAATTGGGTAAAACCGACTTGGGTTCAGAGGCTGCTTCCACGGATGCTTCCAAGTCAGTGTTCTACTTTGACTTGACTGGTGAGGGTAAGGATCGAGTGTCCGGCCTAAGCCAAGTTGCCTACCTACAGGACAGCATGTCCCTACCGTTCACTGTTAGCTTCCTGATTTGCGACTAGCTATGTGACGGGTGCCAGCTTTCTTTTTATATTCAACTCTCGGACGATTTCTGCTTAGTTGGAACTCCAGTCTTCAAAGTCTGGCTATACGTGACGCTAACACGACTTTGCACCGCGCACTTTTTTTCTGCTGCCCGGCTGCTTGCAACTTGTGCAATTGCGTGCAATTTGAATTTACACAAAAAAAGGTCAGATTTGCATGCACGAGAATGGCCGTAATTTGTGTATAATGAGCATGCTCTGAGAAGGCCTCAGAAGCTGCATGGCTAGTTAGCGCCACCGACCCAAAACATCAACAACCACTATTTCTTCGGTTCGGTGGCTTTGGGTGCCTTTAACATCGGACGTCGATCCAACGCATTGTGAGCTTTTTACTTGCGCCTTAATGTACACAGACACTCATTCTCATACATCTAATGCTAAACATTTTGGAACAGCGTTTTATACAATTTACATGTTGAGTTATAGGGAATGTTTATATGGATAGCATACTGTTCTCTGTTTGATTATGCCTAGAACGGTAGAATTGTGTGCTGCGTACAGGTCAACATAAGTAAGTAGACTCCGATTTTCCAGGTGGATGGAGGAGataggtaggctactgtaagaTTGCAGCAGTGTGTGAAAACAAGTGCACAGAAGCCTACCATATAATGACCGGACCAGATGTGTGCTTTTGTAGGGATAGTGTCTGTTTACACCTGTCCTCTATAGGCCAACAGAAGCAGGTAGACCCTGAGGTGTTCCGGGTGTTTTACACCTTCTGGAAGGAGGCTGAGTCCCAGGCACAGGATGTGAACCTGCCAGCCTCGGTCATCGAGCACCTGGACCACAATGAGAGCGTATACAAGCTGTCGTCCTCCGTCAAGACCAGCAGCGGCGTGGGCAAGATTGCTATGACCCAGAAAAGACTGTTCCTGCTTACTGAGGGACGGCCAGGCTTCCTGGAGATCACCAAGTTCAGGGACATCGAGGTGGGTTACAGAGGACAACAACTCAATACCATACAAATTATTCAGTTCAAATTCAGATGCGCTGgcttattatttatattatttacaTATGTAGAGGAGGTTCCGGTATTACAAACACATATTGAGCtttgcaaaacaaaaaaacattttcaaaaacagcATTAGAGAATTCTAAGACATGAATATGTCACATGTAACGACACCCTTGAAGGAAAATAAAACCAGTCGCTGCCACCGGCGACccatttcactctctctctctttctctctctctctctctgtctctctctgtctctcaggagGTGAAGATCTCTTCTGCCCCGATCCTGCTGCTGAGGGTCCCGTCGCTGAAGATccggagcagccagcagagagaGGTGTTTGAGGCCAACCTGAAGGCCGAGTGCGACCTCTGGAATCTCATGGTCAAGGAAATGTGGTCCGGCAGAAGGATGGCAGATGATCACAAGGTAGGGGAGAAGGGACACCGGTGATCTTGTACAATGTCTGATATCCAGCTTTTGGCAGGACATTCACAGCAGTGTGGAAGCACGAAACCTCAGTGTTTTACTCCCATATCCTGCTTCAGTAGCCTATGTAAACCTACAGGTTGTTTTGACAACTTGCTCGTTTTCCAGAGAGGAAACTCTACACAGCCTGTTTCCTGGCAATTTTTTGTAAATGCAGTAGTTGCATCAACGCAGGCCCCCTCAGGATTCCATCTTTCCTTTCTGTttttactgccccccccccccccccccctccacacacacatacacactcccacccccatCGATCCAGGACCCCCAGTACATGCAGCAGGCCCTCACCAACGTGCTGCTGATGGACGCAGTGGCGGGCTGTCTGTCGAGCCAGAAGGCCATTGAGGCAGCCTCCAAGCTGGTCTACTTTGACAAGGTTAAACATGAAGGTATACCAGTGGCTACAGCAATCCGCTTGCTTCCTAAAGTAAAACTGCACTGTTCAAATTTTCAAGCTTTCTCATTCTACATTGTGTACCTTTTGGTTTCTTTGCActctttcatttttgggggattGTGTGTGAGCAGTTCCCATGATGGTGCCAAAGACAACATTGGAGACATTGAAACACAAGATCTACCCTTCGTCAGAACTGGCAGCTCCACAGACTGTACATGTCATGCTCTACACACCAGGTGAGACACAGCAAGTATACACATGCTACAGTACTGTTTTACTGTACCATaaggtactgtactgtaataaCTAGAGATGCACCGATCCACATTATTTCAATTCCGACCCGATTCCGATACACAACTGCAGATACCGATACTAATTAGATACCAATACAGAACTTTCTCTTCTTTTATATGAACCACACAGCACTTATTAAGGAGCAAAAAATACACATGCCTTCCATCGAAATGTATTCCAAAACTATTTATTTGAACTGTGTTTGGCTTCACATACAAACACGTATCAGCAACAACTGCGTTTTCAAATTGAATATAATTGTGTTATGCCACAGATAAATATTTCTACACTATCAGAAGCATCTTTCGAAGGCCTCAGTGAGTGTCTGCTGCTGCCAGGAGTTGCTTTTTTGGCTGTTGGCTAGCAAAATCTCATATATACATTGgggggggacaatgacatgacattttctcaagagcaatttttgagggggacaccaaacgTAGTGCTGTAACACATTACCTACGTTGTAatgtatattgggggggacgaatcgTATTTGGATTGGGAGGGGTCATGTCCCACCTCCCAACCCCTCCAGGATTTCCGCCAATGGGCTAGCAGGACGCCCTGGTGCTCTTTCACGTGAAACTTTTACAGGTGCTTGATCAAATTGGTGGTAGCCTACACAACGCTAACGTAATTCCACCCCTTGGAACGCTCTTTACACACATTGCAAGTTGCCGCCTTGCTTGCCTGTATTTCGAGACTAAAACATTTCCAAACTAAGGACATGTTGGGCTCTCCAAttttatcaaaagtttggcGTGAGCTTACCATTACACTGTACCTCTCTTTGTCCATGTacatctctttctcactttctgcCTTTCCCTATTCTCTCTCTGATTAGCCAGCCATGACTCCTTTTGGCTTTCTTAGTCCTCTAGCCTTCCAtcctttgtctgtctgtatgcctgcctgtctgtctctctctgtctctctctctttctctcgtaaTTAGAGGGAGGCTTTTGGTGAAAATAACACACAATACTTGTTTTGTTTATCTGTAAACATGACATTATCATGACGCTGAAGCATCTCTTTTTTCATTACCTTAATTCTTGTTTTAACAAACCTtgcaccttctctctctctctctctctctctctctgtctgtctgtctgtctgtctgtctgtctgtctgtctgtctgtctgtctgtctgtctgtctgtctgtctgtctgtctgtctgtctgtctctctctctctctctctctctctctctctctctctctctctctctctctctctctctctctgtctctctgtctacttAGCTCAGTTCTCCTGGACGGTCACAAGACAACATAACAGTTAATGGTGTTAAATTGACCAATACTGCTTTAGCAGAGCCAAGTGGAGACAAAGGAGCTTTGAGGCCCAGGGCTTATTTATTTTTACCAGTGAATATAGTTCATAGTATCCAGTCACACCAAGTCCTTGAGCAGAGTGGGACTGTCACGTAATtcagaaaaatattttcaaaacttATTTTgtgaagtcaggtggctgagcggttgggaatcgggctagtaatcagaatgtCGCTGATTCAATTCCCGGCCGCttcaaatgaagttgtgtccttgggaaaagcacttcaccctacttgcctcggggggaatgtccctgtacttactgtaagtcactcctgatgagagcatctgctaaatgattaaatgtaaaatgtgaaaCCACTGTTAATCAAACTCGAGCTGGAGGAAAACACAGAAGTCGACATAAGAATTGGGggcactctctctcatacttttATTAATTTTACAATATTACCAAGTGCAGTTTAACATAAAAAAGTTGAGTTTGGGCCACTGGTGCACAAATGTGTGTAGTATCTTGTTCTTAGGGTGACTAGATTCCTCTCTTtaccccctccctgtcccctctccccctcctgccccccaggcCACCTGAGTTACAGTGATGCGGATAGGCACGGCAACCCCAAACTGTGGTGTGCCCTCAGCGGGGGGCGGGTGGTGGTGTTTGACGCTGCCAGTTGGTCCATGCTGCAGAACTGCATTCAGGTCGGGTCGTCACAACTGGTGAGTCTGTCTGCtactttgtctttttttgtctacTGTCCAGTCTGTTTGTCTCACTGACTGTCTGTACTATCTAGTGTTTAGATGCCCATGTATGGCAGTCCCCAATAAATGTCAGTCCTCTGCAATAAATAAACTGGTAAATTGAATTAACTGCACAGCGctccctctatatctctcttcctccctctctccctatccctctctctctctctttgttgctGTGCTGTTGCCTCCTGGTGGTAACTATTGACCTTGTTTCGATACTGTATTCTCCGCCTCAGAATTGCATGCTGAGATTGGACCAGGATCAAGTGTGGATTGGCTCCCAGGATTCGGTCATCTACATCATCGACACAAGgagcatgtcatgtaacaaaCAGCTGACTGAGCACCGCCATGAGGTCACAGCCTTCGCACTGGATGACAGCACTGACAAGACAAGGTTCATTTACATCACAGTCCACCTGGTGTTCCACAGATTGCAATATATTATTCTAAATAAAAAATTACTTTTATTACGACTTATTATTAGAGTATTATCCAAAGTgttaatatttttccatattttAAAAGGTCTGTATTAGGAGAGTTTCAATTACTCTTTCTAACCAGCAGATGGCGGCAGTGGTCTGGATCCAGCTCCGCCAAATAGCCTAGGCTAAATGACACTCTTTTTAGTGTAATACCTAAAACAGGCAaacactctctcctctcagccaaACACAGATATACTCCTGCAGTGTGGATGGAACGGTTATTTTGTGGGATGCCTCGACTCTGAAAGTGAAGACGCAGTTTCAGGTCAGCTGTGAAAGACTCACTTCAATACAACTCTACAATGGAACTCTATGGTGTTGTaagtattgtactgtactgtattgcagacaaacacacacacacaaatacacaggttTGCTCGGTTCGTTAGGAGAGATGAGGAATGTGTGTTGGCCGGCCAGTTTAAATATTTGACAACAATACAAAAAGTATTTGTATTGTTGTCTTAGAACGTTTTTGTGCCTTTCACATTAGGCTCTAGCAATGGCATCATGGAACTCGGAAGGAATGGAACACCACTGCGCAAGATGTCCCTCCCTGATAACCTTCGAGTCATTCTCCCTACGTTCAGCAGCTTCATCCTCTTCCCAGAGGTCTTCTTCTCATCGTCCTTTCAATTAATCACTCCTCccaattaaaaaacaaaaatatatatatgtatatacaattTTGAGGGGTGAACATTTCAACTGTAGTGAACCAGATGTGTTTTCAGAAGGACCAGTTGTGGACAAGCAGCTTTGACTCGGGAGAGCTCTGCCTGTGGCACTCCAAAGATCTGACCAAGCCATTCAAGAGGATGCAGATGCAGGACTGTGCTGGAGTAAACTGTATGATTAAGGTCAAGAACCAGGTCAGAAAACACAGGCCAacatataaacatacacacactcactgtgtgCACACGCTGTACAAACATGTTGGATTGACATCTCCCACTGAACAATTCCAGAACTGTGACAAACCTTGTTGTTTGTGCTCACCCTTTCCTCCAGATTTGGG comes from Hypomesus transpacificus isolate Combined female chromosome 2, fHypTra1, whole genome shotgun sequence and encodes:
- the LOC124474563 gene encoding DENN domain-containing protein 3-like isoform X1 — encoded protein: MAEHLPPGLLEACVVVGASSEKLKEAYESAQQGCGLADILLDPEVLHVHVPPFVSKEHAGNPQGYRALSRAVQTRRSFIKKKRERPAAPPSDPGAGGETEGGEEGGGGLTEDVSVPKDIDLMALPQLCFPGGLQVTNEQREERFHFLVFTNVFGNQTHGIVAQCSRPFQQGTSFHQNRQLPSAKPEKLFTSYAVCVISKHRYYTALRDCLSCLLLQLRTCRMSDFEERVKEFAAKLALVPIPPPGQLHVMFSLRPLTIVLPSREDKEHPVVDLDLHLPLLCFRSTQLLQIIGSILTEQRLVFFSSDWSRLTLMAECFILYIHPLSWQHPYVPVLSRQMLDFVMAPTAFLMGCHLSHYDEVASETDDLILINIDNGTVSSSCSEIVDVPAVPLAAKQCFIQRRESLQLHYDLQTCHQASSPDLNELRAQRRQWQHSLNGEVQRLTLELIVNIFREVSGHLNFEHRVFNSQEFLKTREPADQPFYKKVLETHIFHSFLKDRLNRKMDAFTRMELSTRSETQRMQAMIDNPRRPTMREIQARKNSTGSEPPRLNRRLGMSLPNLGEERSIAYFRQTSLAIPESVERGSIHTHTDQKIPSKPIKQFKLPDFPHPLVYHYVQNYYSEMILLLGKAIFCVPPENSTLLARLLYLRGFINTLCSRYLDALSDFQNLYTTDVEIFPSQLVRCLVDSLQKDEHSLANRRPELKRLICRVKKDQEEVADQPDDNVTKFELPRSHMPRKEFVKRVQESGIVRDVATIHRLFNALLLELGKTDLGSEAASTDASKSVFYFDLTGEGQQKQVDPEVFRVFYTFWKEAESQAQDVNLPASVIEHLDHNESVYKLSSSVKTSSGVGKIAMTQKRLFLLTEGRPGFLEITKFRDIEEVKISSAPILLLRVPSLKIRSSQQREVFEANLKAECDLWNLMVKEMWSGRRMADDHKDPQYMQQALTNVLLMDAVAGCLSSQKAIEAASKLVYFDKVKHEVPMMVPKTTLETLKHKIYPSSELAAPQTVHVMLYTPGHLSYSDADRHGNPKLWCALSGGRVVVFDAASWSMLQNCIQVGSSQLNCMLRLDQDQVWIGSQDSVIYIIDTRSMSCNKQLTEHRHEVTAFALDDSTDKTSQTQIYSCSVDGTVILWDASTLKVKTQFQVSCERLTSIQLYNGTLWCCSSNGIMELGRNGTPLRKMSLPDNLRVILPTFSSFILFPEKDQLWTSSFDSGELCLWHSKDLTKPFKRMQMQDCAGVNCMIKVKNQIWVGCQDSGGKDRDYSHSRDQAQNTVRGKIYVLDTEKHTVEKELLAHTDSVQSLCSAEDRYVLSGSAHLDGKIAIWKVE